In the genome of Hydractinia symbiolongicarpus strain clone_291-10 chromosome 5, HSymV2.1, whole genome shotgun sequence, one region contains:
- the LOC130644473 gene encoding coagulation factor IX-like: MSFERTLLKDLRQNKNVEDTEVVAETNVQVKQKRKTIRVTILPLLALFVLLLLFVTLYALYVMLTEEIRSVTKDKRNINSRLSFPDCGRRHCEESNCKVRSRRLVGGKITKHGAWPWMAGILVDNKHACAGTLINKNYIVTAAHCLQMNGKPISEKRLSVVLGLNHRTKPESSTQHFSVCSFVMHDLFNRETLENDIAIVKIKKFPILDDFVWPACLPSKGVSTHFTDNYGYMIGWGKEKVSGLLSPSLQAVKVPVVSHRTCSKQNDKIYRTVKVNKHFNTCVGYGRRRKEYACEGDSGGGFLQKHDSAWYVNGIISWVDPICNSSTRDTYTVLTQISHYENWLASNMDLPKTES; this comes from the exons atgtctttCGAAAGAACTTTACTGAAAGATTTGCGTCAAAATAAAAACGTTGAGGATACTGAAGTTGTGGCAGAAACAAATGTGCAAGTTAAACAGAAAAGAAAGACAATCAGAGTAACAATTCTTCCATTGTTGGCTTTGTTCGttctgttgttgttatttgtaaCACTATACGCATTATATGTAATGCTCACAGAAGAGATACGTAGTGTGACCAAGGATAAAAGAAACATCAATAGTCGATTATCTTTTCCAGACTGTGGTAGGCGCCATTGCGAAG AATCCAACTGTAAAGTTCGCTCACGACGATTGGTTGGCGGTAAAATTACAAAACATGGTGCATGGCCGTGGATGGCGGGAATACTGGTTGACAATAAGCACGCATGCGCAGGAACAttgataaacaaaaattatattgtcACTGCGGCTCATTGTTTACAAATGAATGGCAAGCCAATTAGCGAAAAAAGGTTGAGTGTTGTTTTAg GATTAAATCATCGCACAAAACCGGAATCGTCAACGCAACATTTCTCCGTGTGCAGCTTTGTGATGCATGACTTATTTAACCGCGAAACACTGGAAAACGATATAGCTATTgtaaagattaaaaaatttccAATATTAGATGATTTTGTATGGCCCGCATGTTTACCCTCCAAAGGAGTTTCAACGCATTTTACTGATAATTATGGGTATATGATAG GCTGGGGAAAAGAAAAAGTTTCTGGGCTCCTATCTCCATCATTACAGGCAGTTAAAGTTCCGGTAGTTTCTCATAGGACGTGTTCCAAACAGAACGATAAAATCTACCGTACAGTTAAAGTAAATAAACACTTCAACACATGTGTCGGATacggaagaagaagaaaagaataTGCCTGCGAAGGAGACAGCGGAGGAgggtttttacaaaaacatgacTCTGCATGGTATGTAAATGGAATCATAAGCTGGGTTGATCCGATTTGCAATTCAAGTACCCGGGATACGTACACTGTACTAACTCAAATTTCACATTACGAAAATTGGCTAGCAAGTAACATGGATCTGCCAAAAACGGAATCGTAA